One segment of Amycolatopsis alba DSM 44262 DNA contains the following:
- a CDS encoding FG-GAP repeat domain-containing protein: protein MKTLYYRVVTTLPDGTDLASGVGPETTSVSAVIDFAGDGKDDIATFARGTAGDVYVALSNSARLVGNSVKWHDNFAFWSELPAVGDFTGDGKADIVTYMRGARGDVYVGSSDGTKFVGASALWHGDFAFSEEVTAPRSFALGF, encoded by the coding sequence ATGAAGACCTTGTACTACCGGGTTGTCACGACGCTGCCGGATGGAACGGATCTGGCGTCCGGTGTGGGGCCGGAGACCACGTCGGTTTCGGCGGTGATTGACTTTGCCGGTGACGGCAAGGACGACATCGCCACCTTCGCGCGTGGGACGGCGGGCGACGTCTACGTGGCGTTATCGAACAGTGCGAGATTAGTCGGGAACTCCGTGAAGTGGCATGACAACTTCGCCTTTTGGTCCGAATTGCCCGCGGTCGGTGATTTCACCGGTGACGGTAAAGCCGACATTGTCACTTACATGCGCGGCGCGAGAGGGGACGTGTATGTCGGCTCGTCCGATGGGACGAAGTTCGTGGGTGCTTCCGCGCTGTGGCACGGCGATTTCGCGTTCAGTGAAGAGGTGACAGCGCCCAGGTCCTTCGCTCTCGGGTTCTGA